One Acidobacteriota bacterium DNA window includes the following coding sequences:
- a CDS encoding TIGR00159 family protein, translating to MMEWLEYLQLQRPFAQSWITHLIDIVLVFIIIYEILKLVRDTRAVQMATGIAVVAVLYVVSKVLHLDTLQFLMRTAMFYVGFGIIVLFQSEIRAALTHFGKNLGNSFLFRQKREKKPLDTFDEIILATTTFSAQKIGALIVFERTIGLQNYINRGVRMDAVLSYDLLVNIFNTNAPLHDGAVIIRNRRIAAASCFLPLTLNPRLSKELGTRHRAAIGISEESDAFVIVVSEETGVISSIEQGQITRNLDSRKLRLALSRAMDLSQVADQPRRRYYRRTFGSDISITPENSSSDVPSETPPSGTPILTTSGPVPSVKRFREMGGLNLGAFRFEGRSWWASIRHVADDYLFKNGKLKLIAGSLTLALWVSVTNQQDAIAYNIRGVPVVFENVSSTLTISNRDSVEFVSLRVRGPRDVIERLRPESFTIQVPMGAKGPGEAVIRIREQDGDVVIKKPDNVEILECNPPRMTVNLERVVERQIEIKPSFRGFPPSDFQVAGVTTSPSVTTLRGPESQIAALQSVGTETILLDNRRISFRDRYKIDVRDPRIEILSPAAQEVDVMVNIQQASIIRQFAGVPIRSTPFSESFQFSPRTVTVEVEGPKSIVENLHPENLAVTLKENDLSTANHLSLQCQINLSIPGVVVVVKKIEPAVVQRLNRR from the coding sequence ATGATGGAGTGGTTGGAGTACCTGCAACTTCAGCGCCCATTTGCCCAGTCTTGGATCACGCATCTCATTGATATTGTTCTGGTATTTATCATCATCTATGAGATTCTCAAGCTGGTCAGGGATACCCGCGCCGTGCAAATGGCGACTGGGATTGCCGTGGTCGCGGTGCTGTATGTTGTTTCAAAAGTACTCCATCTGGACACGCTACAGTTTTTGATGCGAACAGCGATGTTTTATGTCGGGTTTGGCATCATTGTCCTGTTTCAATCTGAGATCCGGGCCGCGCTGACCCATTTTGGAAAAAATCTGGGCAATTCATTTCTCTTTCGTCAGAAGCGCGAGAAAAAGCCACTCGATACCTTTGATGAAATCATCCTCGCCACGACGACATTTTCAGCTCAGAAAATCGGAGCGTTGATCGTCTTTGAACGGACCATCGGGCTGCAGAATTACATTAACCGGGGTGTTCGGATGGATGCGGTTCTGAGTTATGACTTGCTGGTCAATATTTTCAACACCAACGCGCCGCTTCATGACGGTGCGGTCATTATCCGCAATCGCCGGATTGCCGCAGCCAGTTGTTTCTTACCCTTGACGCTCAACCCACGACTTTCAAAGGAACTGGGCACTCGACACCGGGCGGCGATTGGGATTTCTGAAGAAAGCGATGCGTTTGTCATTGTTGTCTCTGAAGAAACCGGGGTGATCTCCAGCATTGAACAGGGACAAATCACGCGCAATCTGGACAGTCGTAAGCTCCGGCTGGCGTTGTCACGGGCGATGGATTTGTCGCAAGTTGCGGATCAGCCACGGCGACGGTATTACCGCCGGACATTTGGCAGCGATATTTCAATTACACCTGAAAATTCGTCATCTGATGTTCCTTCTGAAACACCGCCATCCGGGACGCCAATTTTGACGACCAGCGGCCCCGTACCGTCAGTCAAGCGCTTTCGAGAAATGGGAGGCTTGAACCTTGGGGCATTCCGATTTGAAGGCCGTAGCTGGTGGGCGTCCATTCGCCACGTCGCGGACGACTATTTATTCAAAAATGGAAAATTGAAGCTGATTGCCGGTTCCCTGACGCTGGCGTTGTGGGTTTCGGTGACCAATCAGCAGGACGCGATTGCCTACAATATTCGCGGAGTACCGGTTGTCTTTGAGAATGTCTCAAGCACCCTCACCATCAGCAATCGTGACAGTGTTGAGTTCGTCAGTTTGCGGGTTCGGGGACCACGAGACGTCATCGAACGTCTTCGCCCTGAGTCGTTCACAATTCAAGTGCCAATGGGAGCCAAAGGCCCCGGTGAAGCCGTCATTCGGATTCGCGAACAGGATGGCGATGTTGTCATCAAAAAACCGGACAATGTGGAGATTTTGGAGTGCAACCCACCCCGCATGACGGTCAATTTAGAGCGTGTCGTCGAACGCCAGATTGAGATCAAGCCGAGTTTTCGTGGGTTTCCACCATCTGATTTTCAGGTGGCCGGAGTCACCACTTCACCATCAGTGACGACGCTTCGGGGACCTGAAAGCCAGATTGCCGCATTGCAGAGTGTTGGAACAGAGACTATTTTGCTTGATAACCGGCGAATTTCCTTCCGAGATCGGTATAAAATTGATGTGCGTGACCCACGAATTGAAATTTTGAGTCCGGCGGCTCAGGAAGTGGATGTGATGGTCAATATCCAGCAAGCATCCATCATTCGTCAATTTGCCGGTGTCCCAATTCGAAGCACCCCTTTTTCAGAATCGTTCCAATTTTCGCCCAGGACGGTGACTGTTGAGGTTGAAGGGCCAAAAAGCATTGTTGAAAACCTGCACCCCGAAAATTTAGCAGTCACGCTGAAGGAAAATGACCTGTCCACAGCAAATCACTTGTCACTCCAATGCCAGATCAATCTGTCCATCCCTGGAGTTGTGGTCGTGGTCAAAAAAATTGAGCCGGCTGTCGTTCAACGGTTGAACCGACGGTAA
- a CDS encoding isoprenylcysteine carboxylmethyltransferase family protein, protein MSSNVLSQPVSTSDRLQHIAQRIRVPSGFVLSGLYLYFARPSLLVVVIGGVISLLGLLTRAWASGHLRKNETLATSGPYALTRNPLYLGSFLMGIGCAVAGGNLWIALGLIAFFLMIYLPVMQAEARHLTQIFPDDYPVYATQVPLLLPKLTVLPAALQSPFNLQLYLRYREYRAALGLFAVFAFLAIRMYEKF, encoded by the coding sequence ATGTCATCAAACGTCTTGTCTCAACCCGTTTCAACCAGTGACCGACTGCAACATATTGCACAGCGGATCCGAGTACCATCAGGATTTGTGTTAAGCGGCCTCTATCTGTATTTTGCCCGACCTTCCCTGCTGGTGGTGGTGATTGGCGGTGTGATTTCCCTGCTTGGGCTCTTGACCCGAGCCTGGGCGTCAGGTCACCTGCGAAAAAATGAAACACTTGCCACCAGCGGTCCATACGCATTGACCCGCAACCCACTCTATCTCGGGAGCTTCCTGATGGGTATCGGATGTGCGGTGGCTGGCGGCAACCTCTGGATTGCACTGGGGCTGATTGCTTTTTTCCTCATGATCTATCTGCCAGTCATGCAGGCCGAAGCCCGTCACCTGACTCAGATTTTCCCTGATGACTATCCAGTATATGCAACTCAGGTGCCGTTGCTTCTGCCGAAGTTAACGGTCTTGCCAGCAGCCTTACAGTCCCCCTTTAACCTTCAACTCTATCTTCGCTATCGTGAATACCGGGCGGCTCTGGGGCTCTTTGCGGTGTTTGCGTTCCTGGCGATTCGGATGTACGAGAAATTCTGA